The proteins below are encoded in one region of Cyanobacteria bacterium QS_8_64_29:
- a CDS encoding TVP38/TMEM64 family protein, which produces MGDRGCQRLRRLSSRRNVALAAFLLALLAYGSFGPQPDWALLTPEGLARNVRNLGPLGPLLYIGVLVLSVIVSPIPGAPLAVAAGAIWGPFLAGSYTVAGGFAGSLVAYSIGLTLGRGAVRALVGKTIYFTTQRGQCYVGWLIFVTRLLPALSFDLVSYAAGISGVAWPIYAIATLLGMMPSTFLLTYAGATVKLGHFSGLLLSAGLLGLMLGLPWGIRRYNWLGLRDAIRLA; this is translated from the coding sequence ATGGGAGACCGCGGCTGCCAACGCTTGCGACGCCTATCGAGCCGCCGCAACGTGGCGCTGGCTGCCTTCCTGCTAGCCCTGTTGGCCTATGGCTCATTTGGCCCCCAGCCCGACTGGGCCTTGCTAACCCCCGAGGGGTTGGCTCGAAACGTTCGGAACTTGGGGCCGCTGGGACCGTTGCTCTATATTGGCGTTCTGGTCCTGTCGGTAATCGTGAGCCCCATTCCTGGGGCGCCTTTAGCCGTTGCAGCTGGCGCCATTTGGGGGCCTTTCCTGGCGGGTAGCTACACCGTCGCCGGTGGGTTTGCAGGCAGCCTGGTTGCTTACAGCATTGGCCTGACCCTGGGCCGCGGCGCCGTCCGCGCCTTGGTGGGCAAAACCATTTACTTCACCACGCAACGCGGTCAATGCTACGTGGGTTGGCTAATCTTTGTGACCCGGCTGCTGCCTGCACTGTCGTTCGATCTGGTGAGTTACGCCGCAGGGATTAGCGGTGTTGCGTGGCCTATCTACGCGATCGCGACCCTATTGGGCATGATGCCTTCCACGTTTCTGCTGACCTATGCAGGCGCTACCGTTAAGCTAGGGCACTTCTCGGGCCTGCTGCTGTCAGCGGGCTTGTTAGGGCTGATGTTGGGACTGCCCTGGGGAATCCGGCGCTATAACTGGCTGGGCTTGCGGGATGCCATCCGCCTGGC